The Fusarium keratoplasticum isolate Fu6.1 chromosome 8, whole genome shotgun sequence genome includes a region encoding these proteins:
- a CDS encoding Alpha-carbonic anhydrase domain-containing protein, translating to MPAWSSLLTLLAASAPQVLASCAYGTHLHPRAEAGAFEEPKFGYNGIKGPVNWYSLDPAANAMCATGKNQSPINMAKGSFNLIPASEMTLEIPDFAEGAEFENLGTTVEVLAEEAGGGSLEIGEKSYELKQFHFHLPSEHLDNGTSMAMEMHMVWQTAEQEIAVIGVYIDLDDGAASSAKSHYGRGSRGKAEKRSALEPRQSAATPSTLLETVLGSVDKIATPGATTHTEPLAMSELVKLLTSGSFQSYAGSLTTPPCSEGVRWLVSNKKVSIKTSTYLKARSVIGFNARYPQNAPGEENLLQLAADAEDEHDD from the exons ATGCCTGCTTGGTCATCCCTCTTAACTCTCCTGGCCGCTTCGGCCCCCCAGGTCCTGGCTTCTTGCGCCTATGGAACTCATCTGCATCCTCGAGCTGAGGCTGGAGCCTTTGAAGAGCCCAAATTTGGATACAACGGTATCAAA GGCCCGGTCAACTGGTATTCTCTCGACCCAGCTGCCAACGCCATGTGCGCCACGGGCAAGAACCAGTCGCCaatcaacatggccaagggcTCGTTCAACCTCATCCCTGCATCCGAGATGACGCTCGAAATCCCCGACTTTGCCGAGGGCGCCGAATTTGAGAATCTCGGCACCACCGTCGAGGtgctcgccgaggaggccggcGGTGGCAGCCTCGAGATCGGCGAAAAGTCCTACGAGCTCAAGCAGTTCCATTTCCACCTTCCCAGCGAGCATCTGGATAACGGCACGAGCATGGCCATGGAGATGCACATGGTGTGGCAGACTGCGGAGCAGGAAATTGCTGTCATCGGTGTTTACATTGACCTGGACGACGGTGCTGCGTCTTCTGCCAAGAGCCACTACGGCCGAGGCAGCAGAGGAAAGGCAGAAAAGAGGTCTGCGCTGGAGCCTCGGCAGAGTGCAGCCACACCATCCACTCTGCTTGAAACAGTTCTGGGGTCTGTCGATAAGATTGCGACCCCTGGCGCAACCACTCACACGGAGCCGCTGGCCATGTCTGAGCTTGTCAAACTCCTGACCTCTGGGTCGTTTCAATC ATACGCTGGCTCGCTTACAACGCCTCCTTGCAGCGAAGGCGTCCGGTGGCTCGTCTCCAACAAAAAGGTTTCGATCAAGACCAGCACGTACCTCAAGGCCCGATCCGTCATTGGCTTCAATGCGCGATATCCCCAGAACGCCCCCGGAGAGGAGAACCTGCTGCAGCTGGCCGCAgacgccgaggatgagcaCGACGACTGA
- a CDS encoding HET domain-containing protein, whose product MRLINIETLKLETFLGEVPPYAILSHTWGEGEVTLQDLDSDDLEEKPGWDKIVRFCQTVMEHLSDPPRYAWVDTCCIDKTSSAELSESINAMFRWYKESQCCFAYLQDVTSANLGRLEQSRWFTRGWTLQELLAPVTVDFFDRDWDFIGNKVDLGERISRRTNIDIEALRTGDMSEASVSQKMSWASSRQTTRPEDIAYCLLGIFDISMTMLYGEGEKAFIRLQEEILKEYDDHTIFAWDSSSVPESASTIGTLAPHPSYFSKSSHFQPHPSSGDPVTITNRGIRLGLPIIEESKNPGQKLGLLSCFSGGGAGSAVGIALLRKSHDLQEYSRSRAPPVELSMRAFNFPPTTVFLTKRNGYSHREGMISKCWIHYWPKIQPLRSYPTGSWQHDPYTENMTMRLPKGDAEEVKASIVFQVVSSGACFSLALTVRPRERTGKVGLLPVSKEADQADHVFKMLSNKPMGNQANLKVPGLAVYAECRVQSIRGSWMCDVKVTTS is encoded by the coding sequence ATGCGTCTCATTAACATTGAGACGTTAAAACTCGAAACTTTTTTGGGCGAAGTCCCTCCTTATGCCATCTTGTCTCATACATGGGGCGAAGGTGAAGTCACGCTTCAGGACCTCGATAGCGATGACCTCGAGGAAAAACCTGGATGGGACAAAATTGTGAGATTCTGCCAGACCGTCATGGAGCACCTATCTGATCCACCGCGATATGCTTGGGTTGATACTTGTTGCATCGACAAGACCAGCAGCGCTGAGCTGTCAGAGTCCATCAATGCTATGTTTCGCTGGTATAAGGAGTCTCAGTGCTGCTTCGCATATCTCCAGGACGTGACATCCGCAAATCTGGGGCGGCTGGAACAGTCTCGCTGGTTCACAAGAGGCTGGACACTTCAGGAGCTGCTTGCACCAGTGACAGTCGACTTTTTCGATCGAGATTGGGACTTTATCGGCAACAAGGTTGACCTGGGAGAAAGAATCTCGCGGAGGACCAACATTGACATTGAGGCACTCAGGACTGGGGATATGTCAGAGGCCAGTGTTTCTCAAAAGATGTCTTGGGCTTCCAGCAGACAGACAACGAGACCTGAAGACATTGCATACTGCTTGCTCGGCATCTTCGACATCAGCATGACCATGCTTTACGGCGAAGGAGAAAAGGCTTTCATTCGACTCCAAGAAGAGATTCTCAAGGAGTATGACGACCATACAATATTTGCATGGGACTCATCCTCGGTTCCAGAATCTGCTTCAACCATCGGCACTTTGGCACCTCATCCATCCTACTTCAGCAAGAGCTCACACTTTCAACCTCATCCGAGTTCTGGTGACCCAGTAACCATTACCAACCGAGGCATCCGACTTGGACTACCCATCATAGAGGAGAGCAAGAATCCTGGGCAGAAGCTTGGTCTCCTCTCTTGCTTCTCAGGCGGTGGTGCTGGCTCAGCTGTAGGCATCGCCCTCTTGCGCAAGTCTCACGACCTCCAAGAGTACAGTCGTTCTCGCGCTCCCCCAGTCGAGCTATCCATGCGCGCGTTCAACTTTCCGCCGACGACTGTGTTTCTGACCAAGAGGAATGGGTACTCCCACAGAGAGGGAATGATCAGCAAGTGTTGGATTCATTACTGGCCCAAGATCCAGCCTTTACGGTCTTATCCGACTGGTTCGTGGCAACACGACCCATACACTGAAAACATGACGATGAGGCTGCCCAAGGGGGACGCggaagaggtcaaggcaAGCATCGTATTCCAGGTGGTTTCGTCGGGCGCATGTTTCTCTCTGGCACTCACCGTCAGGCCAAGAGAAAGAACAGGCAAGGTCGGCCTGCTACCAGTCTCGAAAGAAGCAGACCAGGCGGATCATGTATTCAAGATGCTGAGCAACAAGCCAATGGGGAATCAGGCGAACCTGAAGgtgcctggcctggctgtgTATGCTGAGTGTCGAGTGCAGTCAATTCGAGGGTCTTGGATGTGTGACGTTAAGGTTACTACGAGCTAG